A region of Deltaproteobacteria bacterium DNA encodes the following proteins:
- a CDS encoding glutathione S-transferase family protein codes for MKLHGLDVSSPTNKVRYLANALGVDYEFNLVMPLSEQTQNEDYQKLHPAGKVPVLEDGDTTLFESAAIIKYLARKYKSSYYPEDIEIQAKIDQWIDFVSVHVRSAMVRVFWNTVGIKFMGEEVDEKSLQAGREFLDRFLPILDKQLGKNKYLAGNELTLADFNLLAELDAAEPAGVDITQYPNLNTWRENLRKEDFYQVDRSFGESLLAKHLNAN; via the coding sequence ATGAAACTTCACGGATTAGACGTGTCATCACCAACCAACAAAGTTCGTTATTTGGCCAATGCCTTAGGAGTTGATTATGAGTTTAATTTGGTTATGCCTCTAAGTGAACAGACACAAAATGAGGATTATCAAAAGCTCCACCCGGCGGGTAAGGTTCCGGTTTTGGAAGATGGAGATACTACCCTTTTTGAAAGTGCTGCAATTATTAAATATCTCGCCAGAAAATATAAATCTTCCTATTATCCGGAAGATATTGAAATTCAGGCAAAAATTGATCAGTGGATAGATTTCGTTTCAGTCCATGTCCGTAGCGCCATGGTCCGTGTTTTTTGGAATACGGTCGGTATTAAATTCATGGGAGAGGAAGTGGATGAAAAATCCTTGCAGGCTGGTCGGGAATTTTTAGACCGTTTTTTACCTATCCTTGATAAGCAATTGGGAAAAAATAAATATTTGGCCGGTAATGAGTTGACCCTTGCTGATTTTAATCTTTTAGCCGAACTCGATGCGGCAGAACCGGCAGGAGTTGATATTACACAATATCCTAATCTGAACACCTGGCGTGAGAACCTTAGAAAAGAAGATTTTTATCAGGTCGATCGCTCTTTCGGAGAATCTTTGCTTGCAAAACATTTAAATGCAAACTAA
- a CDS encoding TetR/AcrR family transcriptional regulator — translation MKAIQERGQKTRQRIIDVAFKLFHKQGIHATSVDEILKHSDAGKSQFYYYFKNKDDLIHAVVQDFYQKLKGKDSALSFDIQSWGDLENWFASFINFQKSTACSLGCPLATIAYELGHDQQLIRQDIHLIFEFTCNALARFFTALADKGELKKGANPDEMANLCFVTMQGGMLISKVRKETHDFESSVAHVLNYLKSFKK, via the coding sequence ATGAAAGCTATTCAGGAACGGGGACAAAAAACCAGGCAGCGCATTATTGATGTTGCTTTTAAATTATTTCATAAACAAGGCATCCATGCCACCAGCGTTGATGAAATCCTTAAACACTCTGATGCAGGCAAGAGTCAGTTTTATTATTATTTTAAAAATAAAGATGATTTGATTCACGCTGTAGTACAGGATTTTTATCAAAAGCTAAAGGGCAAAGACTCTGCTTTGTCTTTTGATATTCAATCCTGGGGAGATTTGGAAAACTGGTTTGCTTCTTTTATTAATTTCCAGAAATCCACCGCATGTTCCCTGGGTTGCCCTTTGGCGACAATTGCTTATGAACTTGGTCATGACCAGCAGTTAATCAGGCAGGATATTCATCTCATTTTTGAATTCACATGCAATGCCCTGGCACGATTTTTCACCGCTTTAGCCGATAAAGGAGAATTGAAAAAGGGTGCGAACCCTGATGAAATGGCTAATCTTTGTTTTGTCACTATGCAAGGTGGAATGCTGATTTCTAAAGTCAGGAAGGAAACTCATGATTTTGAAAGCTCCGTTGCTCATGTGCTGAACTATTTAAAGTCATTTAAAAAATAA